One window of Diabrotica undecimpunctata isolate CICGRU chromosome 8, icDiaUnde3, whole genome shotgun sequence genomic DNA carries:
- the LOC140448779 gene encoding uncharacterized protein — translation MTDTCKGLEPFSFQRNNISHVWKFWKQKFHLFLTASGKSEKPDHIKIAILLNQLGDEGLKIFNTFEYENVGDDQKYNVVLCKFDTYCSPLKNLIYEHFKFFKRDQLQNESIDQFVTALKQLASTCEFKEKDTLILDRIVLGTHDLRIQEKLLQCADLKLAQAIDICRAMENSAVTQREISKESETVSVVKKRNEENRPGSTGQSRYGSKYEKEQSTGHKVTDKNTGNHYIQCYKCGLQHIRGKCPAFFRYCSLCNKKGHYRKFCPDNNNKVHEINDNDSSCSNSDTDLTDEQVLVWTVNEINPNSSEWFQKIIINGKESILKVDTGSEVNILNSSDFKNLNIDYKMLENTNSSLSSYTGHVINVVDNDKQKSLLGLKAARDFQIVCDQPSVSMIDNETNHIINSYKSIFSGVGKVNRYFNITLSSDAVPFISGTQKIPLAIRSQVKDKLDDMVRKNLIVPVSEPTEWQNPIVVVPKNKGSDIRICMDPVYLNKYVKRERFPIPTQDTLFAKLSGANYFTLLDASSAFLQLLLNYESSLLCTFTTPFGRYRYLRLPYGLTCAPEIFQKYMSELLDSISGTITYIDDILVFGCSKNEHDKNLKCVLEKIKQSGLTLNLGKSKFCQTKVKFLGHQISNIGISPDHDKTEAITKMTPPSNKKELQRFLGTIVYLAKFIPNLSEHTSPLRCLLSSKNEWHWGHNEQACFDKLKNLVASATTLHYFNPDKKTILSVDASPYGLGAMVSQDGFPIEFASVSLTPTQRRYNHIEKELLGIVYGCERFSFYLYGIDFEIETDHRPLLGLLKKPLDEMSPRIQRLAMQLMRYKFSLKYVPGKNLKVPDNLRTNRLPELKSGQQILLQEKKRKWNPGVVVAKKGSRDYMVKVTDTDYRRNRHYLRPVRSEAQQHANANCEHAYVKTSHENDIVTTGRTSMGNMRTVLCPDVPDDTRDCKTNKTIKDIDVPSTSNRTSPINDINVPSTSYSTSPGLKTSRSGRVIRPPDRFTY, via the exons ATGACAGATACTTGTAAAGGCTTAGAACCCTTTAGTTTCCAAAGAAATAATATTTCTCACGTGTGGAAATTTTGGAAGCAAAAGTTCCATTTATTTTTAACAGCCTCCGGCAAAAGTGAAAAACCAGACCACATAAAAATCGCTATTCTCCTAAATCAGCTGGGAGATGAAGGGCTAAAGATATTCAATACCTTCGAGTATGAAAATGTTGGAGATGATCAGAAGTACAATGTTGTTTTGTGTAAGTTTGATACATACTGCAGCCCTCTTAAGAATTTAATTTATGaacattttaaattctttaaaagagatcaattacaaaatgaaagTATCGATCAGTTTGTAACTGCCTTGAAACAATTGGCATCAACATGTGAGTTTAAAGAAAaggatactttaattttggacagGATTGTTTTGGGTACACATGATCTacgaattcaagaaaaattattacaatgtGCTGATTTAAAACTAGCACAAGCTATAGACATCTGTAGGGCTATGGAAAATAGTGCTGTTACTCAacgtgaaatatccaaagaaagtgAAACTGTTAGTGTTgtgaagaaaagaaatgaagaaaacagaCCTGGATCTACAGGACAGTCAAGGTATGGTTCAAAGTATGAGAAGGAGCAGTCTACAGGCCACAAAGTTACTGACAAAAATACAGGTAACCATTATATTCAGTGTTATAAATGTGGACTTCAGCATATTAGGGGTAAGTGTCCTGCATTTTTCAGATATTGTTCTTTGTGTAACAAAAAAGGACACTACCGTAAATTTTGTCCTGATAATAACAACAAAGTCCATGAAATCAATGATAACGATAGTAGTTGTAGCAATTCTGACACTGATTTAACTGATGAACAGGTACTAGTGTGGACTGTTAATGAAATTAATCCGAACTCTTCAGAATGGTTCCAAAAAATCATTATTAATGGTAAAGAGAGTATTTTAAAAGTTGATACTGGAAGTGAAGTCAATATATTGAACAgtagtgattttaaaaatttaaatattgattataaAATGCTTGAAAATACTAATAGTTCATTATCTAGCTATACTGGACATGTTATTAATgttgttg ATAATGATAAACAAAAATCTCTATTAGGCCTAAAGGCAGCAAGAGACTTtcaaattgtttgtgatcagccTAGTGTTAGTATGATAGATAATGAAACAAATCATATTATAAATAGTTATAAGAGCATTTTTTCAGGTGTAGGAAAGGTCAACAggtattttaatataactttatcTAGTGATGCAGTGCCATTCATAAGTGGGACACAAAAAATTCCACTGGCTATAAGGAGCCAAGTTAAAGATAAACTTGATGATATGGTACGTAAAAACCTTATTGTACCAGTTAGTGAACCCACAGAATGGCAAAATCCTATTGTAGTTGTTCCGAAAAATAAGGGATCTGATATTAGAATATGTATGGATCCTGTGtatctaaataaatatgttaaaagagaAAGGTTTCCAATTCCTACTCAAGATACTTTATTTGCTAAGCTTTCAGGGGCTAATTATTTCACATTATTAGATGCGTCATCTGCTTTTCTTCAGTTGCTTTTGAATTATGAAAGTTCACTTTTATGTACTTTTACTACACCTTTTGGTCGTTATAGATATCTGAGATTACCATATGGCCTTACCTGTGCacctgaaatttttcaaaaatatatgtctGAACTTTTAGATAGTATATCAGGAACAATAACATATATTGATGATATTTTGGTTTTTGGATGTTCTAAAAATGAAcatgataaaaatttgaaatgtgttttagaaaaaattaaacaaagtgGCTTAACTTTGAATTTAGGAAAATCTAAATTTTGTCAAACAAAAGTGAAATTTTTAGGTCATCAGATTAGTAATATTGGCATTTCACCTGATCATGATAAAACAGAAGCTATTACAAAAATGACAccaccaagtaataaaaaagaattacaacgTTTTTTGGGAACCATAGTATATCTTGCAAAATTTATACCAAACCTGTCAGAACACACTAGTCCTCTAAGATGTTTACTTTCTAGTAAAAATGAGTGGCATTGGGGACATAATGAACAGGCATGTTTTGATAAACTAAAGAATCTTGTGGCGTCAGCCACTACTTTGCATTATTTTAACCCTGACAAAAAGACCATACTCTCTGTTGATGCCAGCCCATATGGTTTGGGGGCCATGGTCTCGCAAGATGGGTTTCCAATTGAATTTGCATCGGTGTCATTAACTCCAACCCAAAGGAGGTATAACCACATTGAAAAGGAGCTTCTTGGTATAGTGTATGGATGTGAAAGATTTTCATTCTATCTTTATGGCATAGATTTTGAAATAGAGACAGACCACAGACCTCTTTTAGGTTTGTTAAAAAAACCTTTAGATGAAATGTCACCTAGGATCCAAAGACTGGCAATGCAATTAATGAGATATAAATTTTCACTCAAATATGTTCCTGGTAAAAATCTCAAAGTTCCTGACAATTTAA GAACAAATAGGTTACCAGAATTAAAATCAGGACAACAAATTTTACTTcaagaaaagaaaaggaaatggaACCCTGGAGTGGTTGTGGCAAAGAAAGGATCAAGGGATTACATGGTTAAAGTAACTGATACTGATTATAGACGTAATAGACACTATCTTAGACCTGTACGGTCAGAAGCACAGCAACATGCAAATGCAAATTGTGAGCATGCATATGTGAAAACTAGTCATGAAAATGATATTGTGACTACTGGAAGGACAAGTATGGGAAATATGAGAACAGTTCTTTGTCCAGATGTACCTGATGATACAAGAGACTGTAAAACAAATAAGACTATCAAAGATATTGATGTACCTTCAACATCTAATAGAACATCACCCATCAATGACATTAATGTACCTTCTACATCATACAGTACTTCACCTGGTTTGAAAACCTCCAGAAGTGGTAGAGTCATTCGCCCTCCTGATAGATTTACCTATTGA